In one Atribacteraceae bacterium genomic region, the following are encoded:
- a CDS encoding Druantia anti-phage system protein DruA, with amino-acid sequence MPEAPDNFPFFDIVVRPIRRDERQMWDRLMSEYHYLGLKSLVGKSIRYVAELHGRWLALLGWAASALKCQPRDTWIGWSQAIQWQRLHLIVNNARFLMLPDIHIPNLASKVLSLNLRRLSRDWVQVYGHPVLIAETFVDTGRFTGACYKAANWLYLGQTSGYG; translated from the coding sequence ATGCCAGAAGCCCCTGACAACTTTCCTTTTTTTGACATAGTAGTCCGTCCTATCAGGCGGGATGAGCGGCAGATGTGGGACAGGCTCATGTCGGAGTACCATTATCTGGGGCTCAAGTCCCTGGTGGGTAAATCGATCCGTTATGTAGCTGAGCTGCACGGTCGTTGGTTAGCCCTCCTGGGTTGGGCTGCCTCGGCATTAAAATGTCAGCCCCGGGATACCTGGATTGGTTGGTCCCAAGCCATCCAATGGCAGCGGTTACATTTAATCGTCAATAATGCTCGTTTTCTCATGTTACCGGATATTCACATTCCCAATTTGGCATCAAAGGTTCTGAGCCTTAATCTGCGCCGTCTTTCCCGTGACTGGGTGCAGGTGTACGGACATCCGGTGCTGATAGCGGAGACCTTTGTAGATACTGGTCGCTTTACCGGAGCCTGCTACAAGGCAGCCAACTGGCTTTACCTCGGACAAACAAGCGGCTACGG
- a CDS encoding ISAs1 family transposase, with protein MRKIWTSIDLNRYLDFPFCGQVACIERHTENLKTGKKRRETAYLITSLSPQKASPKQLLDLNRGHWSIENKSHYVRDVTFDEDRSQIRAKTGPRMMATLRNLAISLLRLAEYTNIAAAIRHMAAKPHLALQLIGA; from the coding sequence ATGAGAAAAATCTGGACATCTATCGATCTGAATAGGTATCTGGATTTCCCTTTCTGTGGACAGGTTGCCTGCATCGAACGGCATACCGAAAATCTCAAAACGGGCAAAAAACGCAGAGAAACTGCCTACCTCATCACCAGTCTCTCACCCCAGAAGGCTTCACCCAAGCAACTCCTCGACCTGAATCGCGGACATTGGAGCATCGAAAACAAAAGCCATTATGTCCGGGACGTCACCTTTGATGAGGATCGCTCTCAAATACGAGCCAAGACCGGCCCCAGAATGATGGCCACACTCCGAAACCTCGCCATCAGCCTCCTGAGGCTGGCAGAGTATACCAATATCGCCGCCGCCATCAGGCACATGGCCGCTAAACCGCATTTGGCGTTACAACTGATCGGTGCTTAA